From Alligator mississippiensis isolate rAllMis1 chromosome 9, rAllMis1, whole genome shotgun sequence, one genomic window encodes:
- the LOC132243387 gene encoding protocadherin gamma-A7-like — translation MASSGAQGLRRCAGRAVLCCVVLAVCGAAAAGQIRYSIPEEMQKGSFVGNIAQDLGLEAKALSERGVRVISRGRTQYFALNVKSGHLITAERLDREQLCGRAEKCLLNCEVIVEHEMKMYGVEVEIRDINDNAPNFQEEELEFQVSETTAPRSRFPLHEAHDPDLGINSLQTYRLNNDKHFSLAVQAGSDGDKYAELVLESALDREEQATHDLVLTATDGGDPVRSGTAHIRIIVLDANDNAPVFSQPVYRVDVSENVPRDSTILTVQATDLDEGVNKELKYSFRKITEKASKVFHLDSRTGDVMVVRVLDFEEASLYEMEVQAHDGGGLFDRSKVVISVSDVNDNVPEIRITSLLTSVPEDSPPGTVIALLIVQDQDAGENGAVTCTIPDHVPFRLQKSVDNYYSLVTARDLDREQVADYNVTVTARDRGAPPLWSATTIAVQVSDVNDNAPAFSQAAYSVWVSENNARGASVFCARAADADWGDNARVTYWLAEGELQGAPLSSWLSVQAESGAVHALRALDYEQVREIRFAVEARDGGSPPLRSSASVTLLVLDQNDNRPEILYPAAPRDGSTGVELAPRSAEPGYLVTKVVAVDADAGQNAWLSYELLKASEPGLFALGVHTGEIRTARALGDRDALKHRLVVGVRDNGQPPLSASVTLTVAVADSIPELLADLGSLAAPAAEAQASLTLYLVVAVAAVSCLFLAFLIVLLGLRLRRWRQAQLLGSAGGALAGVPVSHFAGIDGVRAFLHSYSQDVSLTAGSRKSQWSFGPPSSAGTLARPPAGQGKEPAPVVEDSNMCEADQAALQVSRRFCTL, via the coding sequence ATGGCCAGTTCCGGAGCACAAGGGCTGCGGCGCTGCGCAGGGCGAGCCGTGCTGTGCTGCGTGGTGCTGGCCGTGTGCGGGGCCGCTGCGGCCGGGCAGATTCGCTACTCGATCCCCGAGGAAATGCAGAAAGGCTCTTTCGTGGGGAACATCGCGCAGGACCTGGGACTGGAGGCCAAGGCGCTGTCAGAGCGCGGCGTGCGCGTGATTTCCAGAGGTAGGACGCAGTATTTCGCTTTGAATGTAAAGAGCGGCCATTTAATCACGGCGGAGCGGCTagacagggagcagctgtgcGGCCGGGCTGAGAAGTGTCTGCTGAACTGCGAGGTTATAGTGGAGCATGAAATGAAGATGTATGGAGTGGAAGTCGAAATCAGAGACATAAACGACAACGCTCCCAACTTTCAGGAAGAGGAGTTGGAGTTTCAAGTTAGTGAGACAACAGCACCGAGATCCCGGTTTCCCCTTCATGAGGCTCACGATCCAGATTTGGGGATTAATTCTCTTCAGACCTACCGGCTCAACAATGATAAACATTTCTCTTTAGCTGTACAGGCTGGATCTGACGGAGATAAATACGCAGAACTGGTGCTGGAAAGCGCTCTAGACCGGGAAGAACAGGCGACTCACGACCTCGTCCTCACCGCCACTGACGGCGGAGATCCGGTCCGCTCCGGCACCGCACATATCAGAATTATCGTTCTCGATGCAAACGACAACGCGCCGGTTTTTAGTCAGCCTGTCTACAGAGTGGATGTTTCCGAAAATGTTCCGAGGGATTCCACGATACTGACAGTTCAAGCCACGGATCTGGACGAAGGCGTTAACAAAGAATTAAAATACTCcttcagaaaaataacagagaaagCGTCCAAAGTCTTCCACCTGGACTCCAGGACGGGGGATGTCATGGTTGTGAGGGTCCTGGACTTCGAGGAGGCCTCCTTGTACGAAATGGAGGTGCAAGCGCACGACGGCGGAGGCCTCTTCGACAGGTCGAAGGTCGTGATCTCTGTCAGCGACGTGAACGACAACGTCCCCGAGATCAGGATCACCTCCCTGCTCACCTCCGTCCCCGAGGACTCCCCGCCGGGAACCGTGATCGCCCTCTTGATCGTGCAGGACCAGGACGCCGGAGAGAACGGCGCCGTCACATGCACCATCCCGGACCACGTCCCCTTCCGGCTGCAGAAATCCGTGGACAACTACTACAGCCTGGTGACGGCCAGGGACCTGGACCGGGAGCAGGTGGCGGATTACAACGTGACGGTCACGGCCCGGGACCGCGGGGCGCCGCCGCTGTGGTCCGCCACGACGATCGCCGTGCAGGTGTCGGACGTGAACGACAACGCGCCGGCCTTCAGCCAGGCGGCCTACAGCGTGTGGGTGAGCGAGAACAACGCCCGCGGCGCCTCGGTGTTCTGCGCGCGGGCGGCCGACGCGGACTGGGGCGACAACGCCCGGGTGACGTACTGGCTGGCGGAGGGCGAGCTGCAGGGCGCGCCGCTGTCGTCGTGGCTGTCGGTGCAGGCGGAGAGCGGCGCGGTGCATGCGCTGCGCGCCCTGGACTACGAGCAGGTGCGCGAGATCCGCTTCGCCGTGGAGGCGCGGGACGGCGGGTCGCCGCCGCTGCGCAGCAGCGCCTCGGTCACGCTGCTGGTGCTGGACCAGAACGACAACCGGCCCGAGATCCTGTACCCGGCGGCGCCCCGCGACGGCTCGACGGGCGTGGAGCTGGCGCCGCGCTCGGCCGAGCCGGGCTACCTGGTGACCAAGGTGGTGGCGGTGGACGCGGACGCGGGGCAGAACGCCTGGCTGTCGTACGAGCTGCTCAAGGCCAGCGAGCCGGGGCTCTTCGCGCTGGGCGTGCACACGGGCGAGATCCGCACGGCGCGCGCCCTGGGCGACAGGGACGCGCTCAAGCACCGCCTGGTGGTGGGCGTGCGGGACAACGGGCAGCCGCCGCTGTCGGCCAGCGTCACGCTCACGGTGGCCGTGGCCGACAGCATCCCCGAGCTGCTGGCCGACCTGGGCAGCCTGGCGGCGCCGGCGGCCGAGGCGCAGGCCAGCCTCACCTTGTACCTGGTGGTGGCCGTGGCCGCCGTGTCGTGCCTCTTCCTCGCCTTCCTCATCGTGCTGCTGGGCCTGCGGCTGCGCCGCTGGCGGCAGGCGCAGCTGCTGGGCTCGGCCGGCGGCGCCCTGGCCGGGGTGCCCGTCTCGCACTTCGCGGGCATCGACGGCGTCCGCGCTTTCCTGCACTCCTACTCCCAGGACGTGTCTCTCACGGCCGGCTCCAGGAAGAGCCAGTGGAGCTTCGGCCCGCCCAGCTCTGCCGGCACCCTGGCTCGGCCGCCGGCGGGACAGGGCAAGGAGCCTGCCCCGGTGGTTGAGGACTCAAATATGTGTGAGGCGGACCAGGCTGCGCTGCAGGTGAGCCGACGTTTTTGTACCTTATGA